Proteins encoded in a region of the Isosphaeraceae bacterium EP7 genome:
- a CDS encoding homoserine dehydrogenase, with product MERLTVGLLGLGTVGSGVARILTREEGVFAGRRGPRIALKVASVRDLGKARPDFPSSLTLTDDPRRVVDDPEVDVIVEAMGGTDPALSLVLRALANGKDVVTANKAMLADHGPEVFAAARAAGRAVAFEASVGGGIPIIQALGVGLAANRITALAAIVNGTCNFILSKMIREGLAYETALAEAQVQGFAEADPAMDVDGTDTAHKLAVLAQIAFGAGVTTDQILREGIDKLQADDIRYAGELGYTVKLLAHGKLWESGLELRVAPTLVKKGTPLAEVSGPYNAIRVIGDSVGDTLFCGRGAGMMPTASAIVGDLIDVATGRAALTFRALDLWPADAPATKLVGPEQIRSKYYLRFSIADRPGVIAALTRVLGDHGISIASVIQHDPGEDVPPSGAVPLVVMTHMAVRASVEDALAEIDRLDVVHSPSVCLGVED from the coding sequence ATGGAACGGTTGACGGTGGGTCTGCTCGGTCTGGGGACGGTCGGCTCGGGGGTGGCCAGGATCCTGACGCGTGAAGAGGGGGTGTTCGCCGGCCGGCGTGGACCGCGGATCGCGCTCAAGGTGGCTTCGGTTCGCGACCTGGGGAAGGCCCGTCCCGACTTCCCGAGCTCGTTGACGCTGACGGATGACCCCCGTCGGGTGGTCGACGACCCCGAGGTCGACGTGATCGTGGAGGCGATGGGGGGGACCGATCCGGCGCTCTCATTGGTGCTCCGGGCGCTGGCCAACGGCAAGGACGTGGTGACGGCCAACAAGGCGATGCTGGCCGACCACGGCCCCGAGGTCTTCGCGGCGGCCAGGGCGGCCGGGCGCGCGGTGGCGTTCGAGGCGAGCGTCGGAGGCGGTATTCCGATCATCCAGGCCCTCGGCGTCGGGCTGGCGGCCAACCGGATCACGGCGCTCGCGGCGATCGTCAACGGAACGTGTAACTTCATCCTCAGCAAGATGATCCGCGAAGGTCTGGCCTACGAAACGGCCCTGGCCGAAGCCCAGGTCCAGGGGTTTGCCGAGGCCGACCCGGCCATGGACGTCGACGGCACCGACACCGCACACAAGCTGGCCGTGCTGGCACAGATCGCGTTCGGGGCGGGCGTGACAACCGACCAGATCCTGCGCGAGGGGATCGACAAGCTACAGGCCGACGACATCCGGTACGCGGGCGAGCTGGGCTATACCGTCAAGCTGCTGGCCCATGGCAAGCTCTGGGAAAGCGGCCTGGAATTGCGGGTGGCGCCGACCCTGGTGAAGAAGGGGACCCCGCTGGCCGAGGTGAGCGGGCCCTATAACGCGATCCGAGTGATCGGCGATTCGGTGGGCGACACCCTCTTCTGCGGCCGAGGCGCGGGGATGATGCCGACGGCCTCGGCGATCGTGGGCGACCTGATCGACGTGGCGACCGGCCGCGCGGCCCTGACCTTCCGCGCCCTCGACCTCTGGCCCGCCGATGCCCCCGCGACCAAGCTCGTCGGCCCCGAGCAGATCCGGAGCAAGTACTACCTCCGCTTCAGCATCGCCGACCGCCCAGGCGTGATTGCCGCCCTGACCCGGGTTCTGGGCGACCACGGGATCAGCATCGCCAGCGTGATCCAGCACGACCCCGGCGAGGACGTCCCGCCCAGCGGAGCGGTCCCCCTGGTGGTGATGACCCACATGGCCGTTCGAGCGAGTGTCGAAGATGCCCTGGCGGAAATCGACCGGCTCGACGTGGTGCATTCCCCGAGCGTCTGCCTTGGTGTCGAGGATTGA
- a CDS encoding FkbM family methyltransferase, with protein MKYLSRLALYVNAVGLRAAFRFRVAKVQEYLAAKKWIATSREPVRIQIKGYAHPIWMRVGTSDLHVFYQLFVMKEYDFDMGIDRDQVRLIVDCGANVGYTSVFMLNKFPNARVIAIEPDPDNLEVCRKNLAPYGSRVEVIRAGVWSHETNLKLVRPEGRDFEWGIQVKEAAPGEPADLFATSIPAILERSGASTIDLLKVDIEGSEEVVFAKDWGWLDHVKTIAIELHGQKRADVFFRAMGDYHYDKSISGELTVCTGIAPIAAHAAALAQPSVG; from the coding sequence ATGAAATACCTCTCGAGGCTGGCCCTTTATGTCAACGCGGTGGGCCTTCGGGCCGCCTTCCGCTTTCGTGTCGCGAAAGTCCAAGAGTACCTGGCCGCGAAGAAATGGATCGCGACGAGCCGAGAGCCGGTCCGGATTCAGATCAAGGGATACGCCCACCCAATCTGGATGCGAGTCGGCACGTCCGACCTCCACGTCTTCTATCAGCTCTTCGTGATGAAAGAGTACGACTTCGACATGGGCATCGACCGCGATCAGGTGCGTCTGATCGTCGATTGTGGCGCCAACGTCGGATATACGTCCGTCTTCATGCTCAATAAATTCCCCAATGCGCGAGTGATCGCCATCGAGCCGGACCCGGACAATCTGGAGGTCTGCCGCAAGAACCTCGCCCCCTATGGCTCGCGTGTGGAGGTGATCCGCGCGGGGGTCTGGTCGCACGAGACCAACCTGAAGCTGGTCCGCCCCGAGGGGCGTGATTTCGAGTGGGGAATCCAGGTGAAGGAGGCCGCCCCGGGCGAGCCTGCGGATCTGTTCGCGACGAGCATCCCGGCGATCCTGGAGCGCTCCGGAGCCTCGACGATCGACCTGCTCAAGGTCGACATCGAGGGGTCCGAGGAGGTCGTCTTCGCGAAGGACTGGGGCTGGCTCGACCACGTGAAGACGATCGCGATCGAGCTTCACGGTCAGAAGCGGGCGGACGTCTTCTTCCGCGCCATGGGCGATTACCACTACGACAAGTCGATCTCAGGCGAGCTCACCGTCTGCACCGGCATCGCCCCGATCGCGGCACACGCGGCTGCGCTGGCCCAGCCTTCAGTCGGCTGA